Proteins co-encoded in one Pseudophryne corroboree isolate aPseCor3 chromosome 1, aPseCor3.hap2, whole genome shotgun sequence genomic window:
- the NFIL3 gene encoding nuclear factor interleukin-3-regulated protein, giving the protein MQLRKMPTIKKEQECADTRNGMENLLVLNSNMPDMSESMDSSNDMLYNEGMVGKNKSSSCRRKREFIPDEKKDAMYWEKRRKNNEAAKRSREKRRLNDMVLENKLIALGEENANLKTELLSLKLKFGLISSTSYAQEIQKVTTATAVYFQEYGNATSSVRSYSEEHEHPLISSSCISVIKHSPQSSLSDVSEVSSGEHVQPNPIQNNCRTSESNFQRIKQEPMEIENFSREPREDNPSYATSIYRNFIGSTFPAYSHSPPLLQINSSSSNSPRTSEADEGVVGKTSDVEDEQQVPKGPIHSPVELKNGHTTVIKVPEVNSSALPHKLRIKTKAMQVKMETLENVFDATQKLPLPIDMSSKRHFSPEQHSSETMVHSSLSPLSVQVTNITDWPIKSGQWHHKELERLPNICKTAGIVGMTDNVYKAPEPESLYLKRGIANLSAEVASLKRLIVTQEICTSDSS; this is encoded by the coding sequence ATGCAGCTGCGGAAAATGCCTACCATTAAAAAAGAGCAGGAATGTGCTGATACAAGAAACGGTATGGAGAACTTACTTGTGCTTAATTCCAATATGCCCGACATGTCTGAATCAATGGACTCTAGCAATGATATGTTGTACAATGAGGGGATGGTCGGGAAAAACAAGTCCTCATCATGTCGCAGGAAAAGGGAATTTATTCCAGATGAAAAGAAAGATGCTATgtactgggaaaaacgcaggaaaaACAATGAGGCTGCAAAGAGGTCGCGAGAAAAGCGCAGGTTAAATGACATGGTTCTGGAAAATAAACTAATTGCACTGGGAGAGGAAAACGCAAACCTGAAAACAGAGCTGCTGTCCTTAAAACTTAAATTTGGTTTGATAAGTTCTACATCATACGCTCAAGAAATACAAAAGGTTACTACTGCTACCGCTGTGTATTTTCAGGAATATGGAAATGCCACTTCCAGTGTAAGGTCTTACTCAGAAGAACATGAACATCCTCTCATAAGCAGTAGCTGTATTTCTGTAATCAAGCACTCCCCACAGAGCTCTCTTTCAGATGTATCTGAGGTATCGTCTGGAGAACATGTCCAACCAAACCCCATCCAAAACAACTGTAGAACTTCTGAAAGTAATTTTCAAAGGATAAAGCAGGAACCTATGGAAATAGAGAACTTTTCTCGGGAACCTAGAGAAGATAATCCCTCCTACGCAACATCGATTTATCGGAACTTTATTGGCAGTACGTTTCCTGCATACTCACATTCTCCTCCTCTGCTGCAGATTAACAGTTCCTCCAGCAACTCCCCGAGAACATCAGAGGCTGATGAGGGAGTGGTTGGAAAGACTTCTGATGTGGAGGATGAGCAGCAGGTTCCTAAAGGTCCAATCCACTCCCCTGTTGAGCTGAAAAATGGTCATACAACAGTCATAAAGGTCCCAGAAGTGAATTCCTCTGCACTGCCCCACAAACTGCGAATAAAGACAAAAGCTATGCAGGTCAAAATGGAAACACTGGAAAATGTGTTTGATGCCACACAAAAACTGCCTTTGCCAATTGACATGTCCTCCAAAAGGCACTTTTCTCCTGAACAACATAGTAGTGAAACCATGGTACATTCATCTTTGTCACCTTTGTCAGTTCAAGTGACTAATATCACAGACTGGCCTATAAAATCAGGACAGTGGCACCATAAGGAACTTGAAAGACTCCCAAATATTTGCAAAACTGCTGGAATTGTTGGAATGACAGACAATGTCTATAAAGCTCCTGAGCCGGAGAGCTTGTATTTAAAGCGAGGTATAGCAAATTTATCTGCTGAGGTTGCCTCACTTAAAAGACTTATAGTTACCCAAGAAATATGTACTTCAGATTCCAGCTAA